A genomic region of Balaenoptera acutorostrata chromosome 4, mBalAcu1.1, whole genome shotgun sequence contains the following coding sequences:
- the SLC33A1 gene encoding acetyl-coenzyme A transporter 1 isoform X2, whose translation MSPTISHKDSSRQRRPGTFNHSLDMKSGPLPPGAWDNYPDLVGGEGDKEALLRDIGASDFSKPPRSCRAELSSILLLLFLYVLQGIPLGLAGSIPLILQSRNVSYTDQAFFSFVFWPFSLKLLWAPLVDAVYFRNFGRRKSWLVPTQYILGLFMIYLSTQVDHLLGNTDGRTPDVVALTVTFFLFEFLAATQDIAVDGWALTMLSRENVGYASTCNSVGQTAGYFLGNVLFLALESADFCNKYLRFQPQPRGIVTLSDWFFSSRCSNRTEIGRRGSTQRTFSLIGSSNGSFANNIASDYQQIYCRSPATKHILQSHALQVTLYSMYVSIMAFNAKVSDPLIGGTYMTLLNTVSNLGGNWPSTVALWLVDPLTVKECVGASNQNCQTHDAVELCKKLGGSCVTALDGYYVESIICVFIGFGWWFFLGPKLKKLQDEGPSSWKCKRSK comes from the exons ATGTCACCCACCATCTCCCACAAGGACAGCAGTCGGCAACGACGGCCAGGGACTTTTAACCACTCTCTAGATATGAAGAGCGGTCCTCTGCCGCCGGGCGCCTGGGATAATTATCCGGACTTGGTTGGCGGGGAAGGGGACAAAGAAGCTCTTCTGCGGGATATCGGCGCTAGTGACTTCTCAAAACCCCCACGGAGCTGCCGGGCGGAATTAAGCAGCATTTTGCTGTTGCTCTTTCTTTACGTGCTTCAGGGCATTCCACTGGGCCTGGCGGGAAGCATCCCACTCATTTTACAGAGCAGAAATGTTAGCTATACAGATCAAGCTTTCTTCAGTTTTGTCTTTTGGCCCTTCAGTCTCAAATTGCTCTGGGCCCCTTTGGTTGATGCGGTTTACTTTAGGAACTTCGGTCGTCGCAAATCTTGGCTTGTCCCTACACAGTATATACTGGGACTCTTCATGATATATCTCTCTACTCAAGTGGACCATTTGCTCGGAAATACAGATGGCAGAACCCCCGATGTGGTTGCTCTCACAGTGACATTCTTTTTGTTTGAATTCCTGGCAGCTACTCAGGACATCGCTGTGGATGGTTGGGCGTTAACTATGTTATCCCGGGAAAACGTGGGTTACGCTTCTACTTGCAATTCAGTGGGCCAAACAGCCGGTTACTTTTTGGgcaatgttttgtttttggcccTTGAATCTGCCGACTTTTGTAACAAATACTTGCGGTTTCAACCTCAACCCAGGGGAATCGTTACTCTTTCAG ATTGGTTTTTCAGCAGCAGATGCAGTAACAGGACTGAAATTGGTAGAAGAGGGAGTACCCAAAGAACATTTAGCCTTATTGGCAGTTCCAATGGTTCCTTTGCAAATAATATTGCCTCTGATTATCAGCAAATATACTGCAGGTCCCCAGCCACTAAACATATTTTACAAAGCCATGCCCTACag GTTACATTGTATAGCATGTATGTTTCCATAATGGCTTTCAATGCGAAGGTTAGTGATCCACTTATTGGCGGAACATATATGACCCTTTTAAATACTGTGTCCAACCTGGGAGGAAACTGGCCTTCTACAGTAGCTCTTTGGCTGGTAGATCCCCTCACAGTGAAAGAGTGTGTAGGAGCATCAAACCAGAATTGCCAAACACATGATGCTGTTGAG cttTGCAAAAAACTCGGTGGCTCATGTGTTACAGCACTGGACGGTTATTATGTGGAGTccattatttgtgtttttattggaTTTGGTTGGTGGTTCTTTCTTGGTCCAAAACTTAAAAAGTTACAGGATGAAGGACCATCTTCATGGAAGTGCAAAAGGAGCAAGTAA
- the SLC33A1 gene encoding acetyl-coenzyme A transporter 1 isoform X1 has protein sequence MSPTISHKDSSRQRRPGTFNHSLDMKSGPLPPGAWDNYPDLVGGEGDKEALLRDIGASDFSKPPRSCRAELSSILLLLFLYVLQGIPLGLAGSIPLILQSRNVSYTDQAFFSFVFWPFSLKLLWAPLVDAVYFRNFGRRKSWLVPTQYILGLFMIYLSTQVDHLLGNTDGRTPDVVALTVTFFLFEFLAATQDIAVDGWALTMLSRENVGYASTCNSVGQTAGYFLGNVLFLALESADFCNKYLRFQPQPRGIVTLSDFLFFWGTVFLITTTLVALLKKEHKEVSVGKEETQGITDTYKLLFAIIKMPAVLTFCLLILTAKIGFSAADAVTGLKLVEEGVPKEHLALLAVPMVPLQIILPLIISKYTAGPQPLNIFYKAMPYRLLLGLEYALLVWWTPKVEHQGGFPIYYYIIVLLSYALHQVTLYSMYVSIMAFNAKVSDPLIGGTYMTLLNTVSNLGGNWPSTVALWLVDPLTVKECVGASNQNCQTHDAVELCKKLGGSCVTALDGYYVESIICVFIGFGWWFFLGPKLKKLQDEGPSSWKCKRSK, from the exons ATGTCACCCACCATCTCCCACAAGGACAGCAGTCGGCAACGACGGCCAGGGACTTTTAACCACTCTCTAGATATGAAGAGCGGTCCTCTGCCGCCGGGCGCCTGGGATAATTATCCGGACTTGGTTGGCGGGGAAGGGGACAAAGAAGCTCTTCTGCGGGATATCGGCGCTAGTGACTTCTCAAAACCCCCACGGAGCTGCCGGGCGGAATTAAGCAGCATTTTGCTGTTGCTCTTTCTTTACGTGCTTCAGGGCATTCCACTGGGCCTGGCGGGAAGCATCCCACTCATTTTACAGAGCAGAAATGTTAGCTATACAGATCAAGCTTTCTTCAGTTTTGTCTTTTGGCCCTTCAGTCTCAAATTGCTCTGGGCCCCTTTGGTTGATGCGGTTTACTTTAGGAACTTCGGTCGTCGCAAATCTTGGCTTGTCCCTACACAGTATATACTGGGACTCTTCATGATATATCTCTCTACTCAAGTGGACCATTTGCTCGGAAATACAGATGGCAGAACCCCCGATGTGGTTGCTCTCACAGTGACATTCTTTTTGTTTGAATTCCTGGCAGCTACTCAGGACATCGCTGTGGATGGTTGGGCGTTAACTATGTTATCCCGGGAAAACGTGGGTTACGCTTCTACTTGCAATTCAGTGGGCCAAACAGCCGGTTACTTTTTGGgcaatgttttgtttttggcccTTGAATCTGCCGACTTTTGTAACAAATACTTGCGGTTTCAACCTCAACCCAGGGGAATCGTTACTCTTTCAG actTCCTTTTCTTCTGGGGAACTGTATTTTTGATAACAACAACTTTAGTTGCCCTTCtgaaaaaagaacacaaagaagtatcagtaggaaaagaagaaacccAAGGGATCACAGATACTTACAAGCTGCTTTTTGCAATTATAAAAATGCCTGCAGTTCTGACATTTTGCCTTCTGATTCTAACTGCAAAG ATTGGTTTTTCAGCAGCAGATGCAGTAACAGGACTGAAATTGGTAGAAGAGGGAGTACCCAAAGAACATTTAGCCTTATTGGCAGTTCCAATGGTTCCTTTGCAAATAATATTGCCTCTGATTATCAGCAAATATACTGCAGGTCCCCAGCCACTAAACATATTTTACAAAGCCATGCCCTACag aTTATTGCTTGGATTAGAATATGCTCTACTGGTCTGGTGGACTCCTAAAGTAGAACATCAAGGGGGATTCCctatatattactatattataGTGCTGCTCAGTTATGCGTTACATCAG GTTACATTGTATAGCATGTATGTTTCCATAATGGCTTTCAATGCGAAGGTTAGTGATCCACTTATTGGCGGAACATATATGACCCTTTTAAATACTGTGTCCAACCTGGGAGGAAACTGGCCTTCTACAGTAGCTCTTTGGCTGGTAGATCCCCTCACAGTGAAAGAGTGTGTAGGAGCATCAAACCAGAATTGCCAAACACATGATGCTGTTGAG cttTGCAAAAAACTCGGTGGCTCATGTGTTACAGCACTGGACGGTTATTATGTGGAGTccattatttgtgtttttattggaTTTGGTTGGTGGTTCTTTCTTGGTCCAAAACTTAAAAAGTTACAGGATGAAGGACCATCTTCATGGAAGTGCAAAAGGAGCAAGTAA